Genomic window (Planktothrix serta PCC 8927):
TGAAACAATCGTACATAAGTTTTCTGGCCAAAAAGTATGTGACATTTTAAAACTAAAAAAAGGCAGTATCAAACAAGCACAGCTTCCACAAGGAGCGCCTAGCTGGGAAGAATTTAGTGAGATGACCTGGGAAGAAATAGAAAAAGGAGTTGCTGAAAACTCTCCGGGTTTTAAAGTTGTTCGCAAATTATTAAGTGATCGGAGGTTTGATAAATGAAAAATGATATTTTTGATCAGTTTCTTGGTTTCTTACAAAATTTAGATCAACAAGAAATTAGCTATTCTCTAGCTCATCATCGGGATGAGGCGATTATGGTGAGTGTTGCGCTTCCTGGGGAGCGTTGGGAAGTTGAATTTTTGAATGATGGATCTGTCGAGATTGAAAGATTTATTAGTCAAGGCGAAATATCGGGAGAAGAAGCTTTAAACGAATTATTTTCTCGATATTCAGATCCAGAGGATGTTTCTATTGAGACTAATTCAAATCCTAAGTTGGTATCTATGTTCTTAATTCCCAATAATGTCCAATAATTCCCAATTTACCGATGAACAAATCTATCAACAAATTGCTAAAATTATCCAAAGATACAAATTACTAGAATGTGCGGAGTGTGCTGCTGCTATCAAAAACTGGTTAAAGGCGAATCAAATTAATGGCATCCATTTGAAAATAAAACTCGTAGGTCGGGGATTATTTATTGTTAGTAAGCGTTGGGATAATGGTCAAATATCAATTACCCAAAATGGAACGCACTATGGTATTGAAACAAGAGGTAAAGTCTTTGATAACCTATCTACTTTCGGATTAACTAGAGAAGAATGGATAGTAGACTTTGACTGTCCTAGTGGAAAGTTTATAATAGAAGAAATTGAAAAATTTTAACTATAATATTTCTGGAGGAATAAAGATGACAAACCTCTACGACTTACTCGAAAAAATCAAACAAAAACCCGGAATGTATATTGGGAGTCCTAATATTAATAATTTATTGATGTTTTTGTGTGGTTATCAATACGCCTGTGAAGCCATGCAACTTCCTGAAACTCAACAAGAAATAGAATTTGCACAATTTCAGCCTTGGTTACAAGCTAAATTTGGGGTCAATACTTCCGCATCTTGGGCTAGAATTATTTTATTGTATTCTAGTGATGAAGCCGACGCTTTTAAAAATTTCTTTGATTTATTAGCCGAGTTTAGAAATCAGCAACATGATTCAGAAACAATTAAAAAAGAGTCTTTATCTTTAAAGGTTTAAATTACTGGTGAGGGTCAGAAACCGGGTTTCTCAATTGAGCTTTCTGTTAGTAGCAAAGGTTAACGCAGAAACCCGGTTTCTTGGAGGCGTGGGTGGGGGTTAGAAACCGGGTTTCTTAAATGAGCTTTCTGTTAGTAGCAAAGGTTAACGCAGAAACCCGGTTTCTTGTTTGTTATTCGACAGTACCACCAGCCGCTTGTAACCGGGCTCTGGCTCTTTTTAACGATTTTTTGGCTTGAATTTTGGCTTTTTCAGAATCACCCGTTTCAGAAGCTTCTAAATCAGCTTGAGCCTTGGTGTAGGCGGTACGAGCCTCCTCTAAATTAATAGAGTCACCCCGTTCGGCGCCATTCACTAAAATCGTGACTTCATTGGCTTCAACTTCAGCAAACCCACCCATTAAGGCAATGGGAGTCCATTTATTTTTTAATCGAACCCGCAGCACCCCTGTATCTACAGCCGTTAACAGGGGGGCGTGACCCGTCAGAATACCCAGTTGACCTGTGGTACTCGGAAGAATCACCTCATCGGCATTTTCATCCCAGACCGTCCGATCTGGGGCAATTACACGCACAGTTAATGTCATTTGTCAAGCGGTAAAAAATATTTTGGAGATCAAAAAATGAGGGTTGTTGAGCTTGGGCTAAGAGCTAAAGCTCAACAACACCGGATGAAAGTTAGCCTTTCAATTTTTCAGCTTTAGCAATCACTTGGTCAATGTCTCCGACCATGTAGAAGGCTTGTTCTGGCAGGTCATCCAGTTCCCCAGACATAATCATATTGAACCCTTTGATGGTTTTTTCCAGGGT
Coding sequences:
- the atpC gene encoding ATP synthase F1 subunit epsilon, yielding MTLTVRVIAPDRTVWDENADEVILPSTTGQLGILTGHAPLLTAVDTGVLRVRLKNKWTPIALMGGFAEVEANEVTILVNGAERGDSINLEEARTAYTKAQADLEASETGDSEKAKIQAKKSLKRARARLQAAGGTVE
- a CDS encoding papain fold toxin domain-containing protein; this encodes MSNNSQFTDEQIYQQIAKIIQRYKLLECAECAAAIKNWLKANQINGIHLKIKLVGRGLFIVSKRWDNGQISITQNGTHYGIETRGKVFDNLSTFGLTREEWIVDFDCPSGKFIIEEIEKF